In Myxococcales bacterium, one genomic interval encodes:
- a CDS encoding iron-sulfur cluster-binding domain-containing protein, producing the protein MLDMLDTLNPVSWGARLASALVYPRTLDDFVGLVAPLRSRRAHHAEVVFVRRETYDTVTLVLRPGPHFPRHRAGQHTALTLEIDGVRRTRIFSIASAEPREHAGRRTIELTVRARPSGLVTPRLTERDAPALREGDLVEVGAPAGDFVLGTPVHDRLLLVSGGSGITPVMAMLRTLVERRHRGEVVFLTWAKSPRDALFRAELDAIAAAAPLTCPGLRVAIAYGPMSEGALSAQMPDLASWEVFACGPPGMLEVVRAELAARGDLTKLHTEAFSAPAIPPVHEGDPAHEGGTVTFARAGKTAEGRGPILPMAEGAGLRPRHGCRIGICHTCLCRKVSGTTRDSATGALSTDGDVDIRICTSEPVGPVVVDL; encoded by the coding sequence ATGCTCGACATGCTCGACACGCTCAATCCCGTCTCCTGGGGCGCGCGCCTCGCGTCCGCGCTCGTCTACCCCCGCACTCTCGACGACTTCGTCGGCCTCGTGGCGCCGCTCCGCTCGCGCCGGGCTCACCACGCCGAGGTCGTCTTCGTGCGGCGCGAGACCTACGACACGGTCACCCTGGTGCTACGCCCGGGCCCACATTTCCCGCGCCACCGCGCCGGCCAGCACACGGCCCTCACCCTGGAGATCGACGGGGTCCGGCGCACGCGCATCTTCTCCATTGCCAGCGCCGAGCCGCGCGAGCACGCAGGGCGCCGCACGATCGAGCTCACCGTCCGCGCGCGGCCCTCCGGCCTCGTGACGCCGCGGCTCACGGAGCGAGACGCGCCGGCCCTCCGGGAGGGAGACCTCGTCGAAGTCGGCGCCCCCGCGGGGGACTTCGTGCTCGGCACGCCGGTTCACGATCGCCTCTTGCTCGTCAGCGGCGGGAGCGGAATCACGCCCGTGATGGCGATGCTGCGGACCCTCGTCGAGCGGCGGCACCGGGGGGAAGTGGTCTTTCTCACGTGGGCAAAGTCGCCGCGCGACGCGCTGTTTCGCGCCGAGCTCGACGCGATCGCAGCGGCCGCGCCCCTCACCTGCCCGGGCCTCCGCGTCGCGATCGCGTACGGCCCCATGAGCGAAGGAGCCCTCTCCGCGCAAATGCCCGATCTCGCGTCGTGGGAGGTGTTCGCGTGCGGCCCCCCGGGCATGCTCGAGGTCGTGCGCGCCGAGCTCGCGGCGAGAGGCGATCTCACGAAGCTCCACACCGAGGCGTTCTCGGCGCCAGCGATCCCGCCCGTCCACGAGGGAGACCCGGCACACGAGGGCGGTACGGTCACGTTCGCGCGCGCGGGCAAGACAGCCGAGGGCCGCGGGCCCATCCTCCCCATGGCCGAGGGCGCGGGCCTTCGCCCGAGGCACGGGTGCCGTATCGGTATTTGCCATACGTGCCTGTGCCGAAAGGTCTCCGGGACCACCCGCGACTCGGCCACGGGCGCTCTCTCGACCGACGGCGACGTCGATATCCGAATTTGCACGAGCGAGCCCGTGGGGCCCGTCGTCGTCGATCTCTGA
- a CDS encoding acyl-CoA desaturase, with amino-acid sequence MTHTALSALSPTDLEAFGADIDALLTRTKADLGARDTRYIRRVIRVQRGLEVAGRALLFASGFSAPLFPPMFPVAWALGTGALAASKILENMEIGHNVLHGQYDFANDPTLSSQTYEWDIVCPSEQWRHSHNVLHHTYTNVRGVDHDLGYRMLRVDPSQPWTPLALLQPVSTLALGLLFQWGVAAHDVDMPKYLFGPNERTREDRAKVREFLAKAKKQVLKDYVLFPLLSGPFALPVLAGNLVANMVRNLWSFLVIFCGHFPEGTETFPPEVLEGETRGGFYLRQLRGSANFEGSWLLHVASGHLSHQIEHHMFPDVPAHRYPEMAREVRAICEKYGVAYNSSSLPSQVWSVAKKIVRLALPPSGRDARAAISPKAA; translated from the coding sequence ATGACTCACACTGCCCTCTCCGCCCTCTCGCCTACCGACCTCGAGGCGTTCGGCGCCGACATCGACGCGCTGCTCACCCGCACCAAGGCCGACCTCGGCGCGCGCGACACGCGCTACATCCGGCGCGTCATCCGGGTGCAACGTGGCCTCGAGGTCGCCGGCCGCGCGCTCCTCTTCGCGAGCGGCTTCTCCGCGCCCTTGTTCCCGCCCATGTTCCCTGTCGCGTGGGCGCTGGGCACCGGCGCGCTCGCGGCCTCGAAGATCCTCGAGAACATGGAGATTGGCCACAACGTGCTCCACGGCCAATACGACTTCGCCAACGATCCCACGCTCTCGTCGCAGACGTACGAGTGGGACATCGTGTGCCCGTCGGAGCAGTGGCGACACTCTCACAACGTGCTGCATCACACGTACACGAACGTGCGCGGCGTCGACCACGACCTCGGGTATCGCATGCTCCGCGTCGACCCGTCGCAGCCTTGGACGCCGCTCGCCTTGCTCCAGCCCGTGTCCACCCTGGCGCTGGGTCTCCTCTTTCAGTGGGGTGTCGCGGCCCACGACGTCGACATGCCGAAGTACCTCTTCGGGCCGAACGAGCGGACCCGCGAGGATCGCGCGAAGGTGCGCGAGTTTCTTGCGAAGGCGAAGAAGCAGGTCCTCAAGGACTACGTGCTCTTCCCGCTCCTGTCGGGGCCGTTCGCGCTGCCCGTGCTCGCCGGCAACCTCGTCGCCAACATGGTGAGGAACCTGTGGTCGTTCTTGGTCATCTTCTGCGGCCACTTCCCCGAGGGCACCGAGACGTTCCCCCCCGAGGTGCTCGAGGGCGAGACGCGCGGCGGGTTCTACCTGCGCCAGCTCCGCGGCTCGGCCAACTTCGAGGGCTCGTGGCTGCTCCACGTGGCGAGCGGCCACTTGAGCCACCAGATTGAGCACCACATGTTCCCCGACGTGCCCGCCCACAGATACCCGGAGATGGCGCGCGAGGTCCGCGCGATCTGCGAGAAGTACGGCGTCGCGTACAACTCGAGCTCACTGCCTTCCCAGGTGTGGAGCGTCGCGAAGAAGATCGTCCGCCTCGCCCTGCCCCCTTCGGGTCGAGACGCTCGCGCCGCGATCAGCCCGAAGGCGGCGTGA
- a CDS encoding DUF839 domain-containing protein → MATLPRRDLLRLSLAGLAVAMARPIAACGAPLVSPGGADSGGDAVSPPPADAGLEASPIDAAPPTDGARPGDANAADASSPDSADAADAATDAADAADAAPTPLKSNIANLGPLEPPDANNLRLPPGFTSRVVATTGQLPVATSTYRWHVAPDGGAVYAAPGGEWVYVSNSEASPGGVGALRFNAAGDVVDAYPILTGTSTNCAGGHTPWGTWLSCEEHGRGRVFECDPMGVGAAEARPALGVFRHEAASVDPVRGQLYLSEDEPDGRFYRFTPAAMGMGGALDLTAGTLEVARVVAGAVTWLPVPDPELTGPTATRHQVPASTVFNGGEGLWYHAGKVYLATKGDDRVWEYDIVASTIREHYNHLTAANPILRAVDNLTGSAGGDILVAEDGDDLQIVAILPDGSLKAIVQVVNHPGSEVTGPAFDPSGTRLYFSSQRAPGGAVTFEVTGPFHV, encoded by the coding sequence GTGGCAACCCTCCCCAGGCGTGATCTCCTCCGTCTGAGCCTCGCCGGCCTCGCTGTGGCGATGGCCCGTCCCATCGCGGCCTGCGGCGCGCCGCTCGTGTCCCCGGGGGGGGCCGATTCGGGGGGCGACGCGGTGTCGCCACCGCCCGCAGACGCAGGGCTCGAGGCTTCGCCGATCGACGCCGCGCCGCCGACGGATGGCGCCCGTCCCGGTGACGCGAACGCGGCCGACGCGAGCTCCCCGGACTCCGCGGACGCTGCGGACGCCGCGACGGACGCGGCCGACGCGGCCGACGCCGCGCCCACGCCCCTCAAGTCGAACATCGCCAATCTCGGCCCGCTCGAGCCCCCCGACGCGAACAACCTGCGGCTCCCGCCGGGCTTCACCTCTCGGGTCGTCGCGACCACGGGGCAGCTACCCGTGGCCACCAGCACGTACCGCTGGCACGTCGCGCCCGACGGTGGCGCCGTGTACGCGGCTCCCGGCGGCGAGTGGGTCTACGTCTCGAACTCGGAGGCCAGCCCCGGCGGCGTCGGCGCGCTGCGCTTCAACGCCGCCGGCGACGTGGTGGACGCGTACCCCATCCTCACGGGAACCTCGACGAACTGCGCGGGCGGGCACACGCCCTGGGGCACCTGGTTGTCGTGCGAAGAGCACGGTCGCGGGAGGGTCTTCGAGTGCGACCCCATGGGGGTCGGGGCCGCCGAGGCACGACCTGCGCTCGGCGTGTTTCGACACGAGGCCGCGAGCGTCGATCCGGTGAGAGGGCAGCTCTATCTCAGCGAGGACGAGCCCGATGGGCGATTCTATCGCTTTACGCCCGCCGCAATGGGGATGGGCGGCGCGCTCGACTTGACGGCCGGGACGCTCGAGGTCGCTCGCGTCGTCGCCGGAGCCGTCACCTGGCTCCCGGTCCCCGATCCCGAGCTCACCGGCCCCACCGCGACGCGACATCAGGTGCCCGCCAGCACAGTGTTCAACGGCGGGGAGGGGCTCTGGTACCACGCCGGCAAGGTCTACCTCGCGACCAAGGGCGACGACCGCGTGTGGGAGTACGACATCGTCGCCAGCACGATCCGTGAGCATTACAACCATCTCACAGCGGCGAACCCCATCCTGCGGGCCGTCGACAACCTGACCGGGAGCGCCGGCGGGGACATCCTCGTCGCGGAGGACGGCGACGACCTCCAGATTGTCGCGATCCTCCCGGATGGTTCGCTCAAGGCGATCGTTCAGGTGGTGAACCATCCGGGGTCGGAGGTGACGGGGCCGGCGTTCGACCCGTCGGGGACCCGCCTCTACTTCAGCTCTCAGCGCGCTCCGGGCGGCGCCGTCACCTTCGAGGTCACGGGCCCCTTCCACGTGTAA
- a CDS encoding SMI1/KNR4 family protein, translating to MSMAADLHDHPRLTLVSGVVRAACSADEVASTEEGYGIVVSEELRAFYMDVNGAEIVSMVGLADYLDLLLATRGRRGWHDGSQEVRASIAELFPNAPVP from the coding sequence GTGAGCATGGCGGCCGACCTCCATGATCACCCTCGTTTGACCCTCGTGTCCGGGGTGGTGCGCGCGGCCTGCTCGGCGGACGAGGTCGCCTCTACCGAGGAGGGGTACGGGATCGTCGTGTCCGAGGAGCTGCGTGCGTTCTACATGGACGTGAACGGCGCCGAGATCGTCTCGATGGTCGGCTTGGCGGACTATCTCGACCTCCTCCTCGCCACGCGCGGCCGGCGCGGGTGGCACGACGGGTCCCAGGAGGTGCGCGCGTCGATCGCCGAGCTCTTCCCGAACGCTCCGGTGCCGTGA